The Calypte anna isolate BGI_N300 chromosome 2, bCalAnn1_v1.p, whole genome shotgun sequence genome includes a window with the following:
- the LOC103536097 gene encoding LOW QUALITY PROTEIN: solute carrier family 22 member 13 (The sequence of the model RefSeq protein was modified relative to this genomic sequence to represent the inferred CDS: deleted 2 bases in 1 codon), translating to MSGVGEILKAVGDFGLFQKRLVLLTVVPCLSVAFHQFCQLFMVPNLPHHCDTSWIRAVGPNLTEEEQLNLTLPRDADGEYEQCSRYSPVDWDLGSIMEYGLNATEKCIDGWVYPSAQPPSLLTEFDLVCDRRDLDDISQAVYMMGLFLGCMIFGPLSDRIGRRPVILISISLQALFGVGIAFVPHFYVYMAFRCVVGASVTGITVSMLALATEWIGVTSRPTAVLVSHCCFAIGEMILAGLSYGIRHWRLLQIAGSAPIFAFFFYTQVLPESPRWLVIKGRIEEAKKVLQKAASTNKHTIPPELLEQLKPEAQIKSGSILDLFGRKHLLKVTLIMSCAWFVNSLVYYGLSLNVTNFGVDIYLTQLAFGAVEIPARVGCIFVLQRFGRRKPQAILMLLSGLVCLIISGIPEDQAWLITILAITAVHSLLFLLHLLRLHRRALPHVIRSMKMPTAPPKEEHERKSVQVNESTTTTYF from the exons ATGTCAGGCGTCGGGGAAATTTTGAAAGCAGTTGGGGATTTTGGGCTGTTTCAGAAGAGGCTGGTGCTGCTCACCGTGGTTCCATGCCTCAGTGTGGCTTTCCATCAGTTTTGCCAACTTTTTATGGTTCCAAACCTGCCTCACCACTGTGACACCAGCTGGATCCGGGCCGTTGGGCCCAACCTGAcagaggaagagcagctgaACCTCACCCTGCCCCGGGATGCGGATGGGGAGTATGAGCAGTGCTCCAGGTACTCACCAGTGGACTGGGACCTGGGCTCCATCATGGAATACGGCCTGAACGCCACGGAGAAATGCATCGATGGCTGGGTGTACCCCTCAGCACAGCCACCGTCCCTGCTGACTGAG ttTGACCTGGTGTGTGACAGGAGGGACCTAGATGACATCTCCCAGGCTGTCTACATGATGGGGCTGTTCCTAGGATGCATGATCTTTGGGCCACTAAGTGACAG gaTTGGCCGCCGTCCTGTCAtcctcatctccatctccctccAGGCCTTGTTTGGTGTAGGAATTGCCTTTGTGCCCCACTTCTATGTCTACATGGCCTTCAGATGTGTTGTGGGGGCTTCTGTTACAGGGATCACCGTGTCAATGCTGGCGTTAG CCACAGAATGGATTGGTGTCACCTCCAGGCCAACAGCTGTGCTTGTTTCTCATTGTTGCTTTGCCATTGGGGAGATGATTTTGGCTGGACTGAGTTATGGCATTCGCCactggaggctgctgcagatTGCAGGATCTGCTcccatttttgcctttttcttctacACCCA GGTGCTGCCAGAATCACCTCGTTGGCTGGTCATAAAAGGCAGAATAGAAGAAGCTAAGAAGGTCCTACAGAAGGCAGCATCCACCAACAAGCACACCATCCCACCAGAACTCCTGGAGCAG TTGAAGCCTGAGGCACAGATCAAGTCTGGAAGTATTCTGGATCTCTTT GGAAGAAAGCACCTCCTGAAGGTGACTTTAATCATGTCCTGTGCCTG GTTTGTGAACAGTCTTGTCTACTATGGTCTGAGTCTGAATGTGACAAATTTTGGTGTGGACATCTACCTGACCCAGCTTGCCTTTGGAGCAGTGGAAATCCCAGCACGTGTTGGTTGTATCTTTGTTCTGCAAAGGTTTGGGAGGAGGAAACCCCAGGCTATCCTGATGCTGCTGAGTGGCCTGGTGTGTCTGATCATCAGTGGCATCCCTGAAG ACCAAGCTTGGTTGATCACCATCTTGGCCATCACTGCAGTtcacagcctcctcttccttctccaccTCCTACGTCTACACCGCAGAGCTCTTCCCCACGTCATCAG GTCCATGAAAATGCCAACAGCACCTCCGAAAGAAGaacatgaaaggaaaagtgTCCAAGTCAATGAGTCCACAACGACCACATACTTCTAG